GCGGGCGTTTTCCAGCGCCATTTGGTCGTCGGCGGCGTGCAGGCTGCCAACGTGGCGATGCGCCAGCCCTTGTTTGCTGCGGATAAACACTTCATACAGCGGCCATTCAACGTGGCTCATGATCTCGGTTCCTTATGTTGGCTATGCGGCGGAAGCGGCGTTTTTCGCGGCGTGGGCCATGGCGCCGTCACGCACCCAGGCGCCGTCTTCCCAGGCGCGGCGTTTGGCCTGCAGGCGTTCGTGGTTGCATTGGCCACGCCCTTTGATCACCTCATGCAGCTCGCTCCAGTCGATCTCGCCGAAGCGATAGTGGCCGGCAGCGGCATCCCAGTGCAGATCCGGATCCGGCGCCGTCATGCCCAGCGCTTCCAGCTGCGGTACGGTGTTGTCGACGAACTTCTGCCGCAGCTCATCGTTGCTGTGGCGTTTGATTTTCCACGCCATGCTCTGGGCGCTGTGGGGGGAGTCGACGTCGCTCGGGCCGAACATCATCAGCACCGGCCACCAGAAGCGATCGATGGCGTCCTGCAGCATGGCGCGCTGCGTGTCGCTGCCGTTGGCCATCGCCATTACCGCCTCGTAGCCCTGGCGCTGGTGGAAGCTCTCCTCTTTGCAGATCTTCACCATCGCCCGCGCATAGGGGCCGTAGGACGCGCGGCACAGCGCCACCTGGTTGACGATGGCGGCGCCGTCGACCAGCCAGCCGATCACGCCGATATCCGCCCAGTTGAGCGTGGGGTAATTGAAGATAGAGGAGTATTTCATCTTGCCGTCGAGCATCTTTTGGTAGATGTCCTGGCGCGAACAGCCGAGGGTCTCGGCGGCGCTGTAGAGGTACAGACCGTGGCCGGCTTCATCCTGCACTTTGGCCAGCAGCACCGCCTTGCGGCGCAGCGTGGGGGCACGCGTCAGCCAGTTGGCTTCCGGCAGCATGCCGATGACTTCTGAGTGGGCGTGTTGGCCGATCTGCCGAATCAGGTTCTGACGATAGGCGTCCGGCATCCAGTCTTTAGCCTCAATGGCGATATCCGCCGCGATCTTGTCGTCGAAATGCTGCTGATACTGTGCGTCAGTTGTCATGCTTGCCTCTTGGTGATTCGTATTTTTCACATTAAATATAAAAATGTGAATCACTTTAACTAACCATAAGGCTACAAATTGATAACAAAAAGATCAAACGAGATTTATGTGGTTTTGCGAGCGCACTCACAAGTGTTTTTGTTAATTTTATGATTCTAATTGATAAATTTAAGAGGTGACTCCGTATTAATGCCAGAGGGAACGGCTTGAAAGCGCTTCTTGTTCTCTTTTTGTTAAAATTGAGTTTGGCGTTGACTGGCATTTATGTGATACGTAATTAAGCTGTATGGTGAAAATTTATGAATTCCGGAGGGCACATGCAGCAGTTACACAGTTATCTTTCTGGCGCCTGGGTGTACGGGCAGGGAGAGGCGCGCGAGATCCGTCACGCCGTAACCGGCGAAGCGCTGTACCAGGTTTGCTCCGACGGCCTGCCGTTAGCGGCGAGCCTGAGCTATGCCCGCAGCCACGGCGGCCCGGCGCTGGCGCACATGACGTTCCAGCAGCGCGCCCAGATGCTGAAAGCGGTGGCGAAACA
Above is a window of Serratia nematodiphila DZ0503SBS1 DNA encoding:
- the paaA gene encoding 1,2-phenylacetyl-CoA epoxidase subunit PaaA, whose amino-acid sequence is MTTDAQYQQHFDDKIAADIAIEAKDWMPDAYRQNLIRQIGQHAHSEVIGMLPEANWLTRAPTLRRKAVLLAKVQDEAGHGLYLYSAAETLGCSRQDIYQKMLDGKMKYSSIFNYPTLNWADIGVIGWLVDGAAIVNQVALCRASYGPYARAMVKICKEESFHQRQGYEAVMAMANGSDTQRAMLQDAIDRFWWPVLMMFGPSDVDSPHSAQSMAWKIKRHSNDELRQKFVDNTVPQLEALGMTAPDPDLHWDAAAGHYRFGEIDWSELHEVIKGRGQCNHERLQAKRRAWEDGAWVRDGAMAHAAKNAASAA